Part of the Paenibacillus sp. JNUCC32 genome is shown below.
CGATTCCCGTTCATCCAGAATCGATTGCATGCGTTCCTCCAGATTCATCTTGATATGATTCAGCTGGTGAATCTGCGCTTCGATCTCTGCGATTTTTTGACGAAAAATCGGGAACACCTCCGCGCAAAACGCCTCTTTGTTTTTCAGGACGCAATGCAGGAAACCGGCGATCTGCTCGGTGGTCAATCCAAGGTTTAGATATAACTGGA
Proteins encoded:
- a CDS encoding MerR family transcriptional regulator, whose amino-acid sequence is MKIGELAARTGVSIRSLRYYEQQGLLTPVRNENGYREYSMLAEEQVRTIQLYLNLGLTTEQIAGFLHCVLKNKEAFCAEVFPIFRQKIAEIEAQIHQLNHIKMNLEERMQSILDERESEEAEECK